From Glycine max cultivar Williams 82 chromosome 11, Glycine_max_v4.0, whole genome shotgun sequence, the proteins below share one genomic window:
- the CRK30 gene encoding cysteine-rich receptor-like protein kinase 2 yields MVQLKLIALTLSVLWSWWSFEGAVGDPQLFLLKWECGVVSVHDLSNFNQNRNASLADLRLQLVSNQSKHFVTAQSTTGADPVYAMFQCRNYLSNTDCTACLAAATTNIRNCSTGNTARIVYDGCILRYENNDFFDQYRITGSHSLCGDQAADESTGFGTIGQQVLIDLQIATPKISGYFAATKTHIAGGAIYAVAQCAETLTQHNCLDCLSIQQIGVQGCLPNTNARVVDPSGCFMRYSEIPFFADNQTIDISPFLKQGSSKKWFIICGVVGSAVLVVILLLLFPWHRRSQSPKRVTRGTIMGATELKGPTKYKYSDLKAATKNFSEKNKLGEGGFGAVYKGTMKNGKVVAVKILISGNSNQIDDEFESEVTIISNVHHRNLVRLLGCCSKGEERILVYQYMANTSLDKFLFGKRKGSLHWKNRYDIILGTARGLTYLHEEFHVSIIHRDIKSGNILLDEQLQPKISDFGLVKLLPGDQSHLRTRVAGTLGYTAPEYVIHGQLSEKADTYSYGIVVLEIISGQKSTDVKFVDDDGDEEYLLRRAWRLYESGMLLELVDKSLDPNDYDAEEVKKVIAIALLCTQASPAKRPAMSEVVVLLSCNEILEHMRPSMPIFLKSNLSPHEDISADD; encoded by the exons ATGGTGCAACTAAAGCTCATAGCCTTAACCTTGTCGGTGTTGTGGTCATGGTGGAGTTTTGAGGGTGCAGTTGGAGACCCTCAACTCTTTCTACTCAAATGGGAGTGCGGCGTAGTCTCGGTTCATGACTTGTCCAACTTCAACCAAAATCGTAACGCAAGTTTGGCAGACCTGAGATTGCAGCTAGTGAGCAACCAAAGCAAGCACTTTGTCACGGCTCAATCAACCACTGGAGCAGACCCTGTCTATGCTATGTTCCAATGCCGGAACTACCTCTCCAACACTGACTGCACCGCCTGCTTAGCTGCCGCCACCACCAATATCCGCAACTGCTCCACGGGAAATACTGCCCGTATCGTTTATGACGGCTGTATCCTTAG GTACGAGAACAATGACTTCTTCGACCAATATCGCATTACTGGCAGCCACTCACTTTGTGGAGATCAAGCTGCAGATGAAAGCACTGGTTTTGGTACCATTGGACAGCAAGTGCTGATAGATCTGCAAATAGCAACACCCAAAATTAGTGGCTACTTTGCGGCTACCAAGACACATATTGCTGGCGGTGCAATCTATGCCGTTGCACAATGTGCTGAAACTCTAACACAACACAACTGTTTGGATTGTTTGTCAATTCAACAGATTGGTGTACAAGGTTGTCTTCCCAATACAAATGCCAGGGTAGTCGATCCTTCTGGGTGCTTTATGAGATACTCGGAGATACCCTTCTTTGCTGATAACCAAACCATTGATATCAGCCCCTTCTTAAAACAAG GTTCAAGTAAGAAGTGGTTCATTATTTGTGGTGTTGTTGGGAGTGCAGTCCTAGTTGTGatccttcttttattatttcccTGGCATAGAAGATCCCAAAGTCCCAAGAGAGTTACTAGAG GTACCATAATGGGAGCAACTGAATTGAAAGGTCCAACCAAGTACAAGTATAGTGACTTGAAAGCtgcaacaaaaaatttcagtgagaaaaataaattaggagAAGGAGGCTTTGGTGCTGTATACAAG GGTACCATGAAAAATGGGAAAGTCGTTGCagtcaaaatattaatttcaggAAATTCCAACCAGATAGATGATGAATTTGAAAGTGAAGTAACAATTATAAGTAATGTTCATCATAGAAATCTTGTTCGGCTTCTTGGTTGTTGCAGTAAAGGCGAAGAAAGAATCCTTGTTTACCAATACATGGCAAACACAAGCCTAGACAAATTCTTATTTG gaaaaagaaaaggttcCCTCCACTGGAAAAACCGCTACGATATAATTTTGGGTACAGCAAGGGGATTGACTTATCTACATGAGGAATTTCATGTTTCTATCATACATAGAGATATTAAGAGTGGCAATATCCTCTTGGATGAACAACTTCAGCCAAAAATTTCTGACTTTGGGTTGGTGAAACTCCTACCAGGGGACCAATCTCATCTTCGCACAAGAGTTGCAGGAACATT GGGATACACAGCACCTGAGTATGTAATCCATGGTCAATTATCAGAAAAGGCTGATACATATAGCTATGGAATTGTAGTATTAGAAATCATAAGTGGTCAAAAGAGTACTGATGTGAAATttgttgatgatgatggtgatgaaGAATATCTTCTTCGACGA GCTTGGAGGTTGTATGAGAGTGGCATGCTCTTGGAATTAGTGGACAAAAGCTTAGACCCTAATGACTATGATgcagaagaagtgaagaaagtCATAGCCATTGCATTGTTGTGCACTCAAGCATCGCCTGCAAAGAGGCCAGCCATGTCTGAAGTAGTAGTTCTACTCAGTTGCAATGAAATACTTGAACATATGAGACCTTCAATGCCTATCTTTTTGAAGTCGAATTTAAGTCCTCACGAAGACATCTCTGCTGATGATTAA